A section of the Mergibacter septicus genome encodes:
- the topA gene encoding type I DNA topoisomerase, which yields MSKSLVIVESPAKAKTINKYLGNNYIVKSSVGHIRDLPKAGSAAGEKAKPISTKGLSSAEKEKVKKQKEQTALVKRMGIDPYHDWQANYQILPDKEKVVAELQSLAKKVDHIYLATDLDREGEAIAWHLQEVIGGDTQRFSRVVFNEITKNAITQAFERPEQLNLDKVNAQQTRRFLDRIVGFMVSPLLWKKVARGLSAGRVQSVAVKLLVEREREIKSFRPEEYWEVKVDTQTDSGEILHLDVTHYQNKAFLPKCEEEAKLAVNILKNSSYVVTEIETKPTTSKAKPPFTTSTLQQTASTRLGFGVQKTMMLAQRLYEAGYITYMRTDSTNLSQDALNMARDYLLSHLGEEYLPAKPNFYSSKGNAQEAHEAIRPSDVNLKADELQGMDKDAVKLYDLIWRQFLACQMPPAQYDSTTLTIQAGEYSLKVKGRVLRFDGWTKILSPLGKANEDQILPVVAKQELLSLKEILPTQHFTKPPARFTEASLVKELEKRGIGRPSTYASIISTIQERGYVRSENRRFYAEKMGEIVTDRLNDSFDDLMNYDFTANMENRLDQIAEGKADWKNELNQFFKNFSNKLLTAEKDQSSGGMQPNTPVLTDIDCPDCGRKMTIRTAATGVFLGCSGYSLPVKERCKTTMNLIPEAELINILDDSSETKALMERQRCPKCGTAMDSYLLDTERKLHICGNNPNCDGYSIEKGQYKIKGYDGPVIECDKCGADMQLKQGRFGNYMGCTQCSNTRKILKNGEVAPPKEDPIPFPELKCEKSDAYFVLRDGASGVFFSAHNFPKSRESRSPLVAELVEYRQRLPEKLRYLTEAPIQDPEGNPTIIRFSRKEKRQYITSEKNGKATKWILDYIDGKWTERKK from the coding sequence ATGAGTAAATCATTGGTTATTGTAGAATCACCAGCAAAAGCAAAAACGATCAATAAATATTTGGGAAATAATTATATTGTTAAATCTAGTGTAGGGCATATCCGTGATTTACCTAAAGCTGGTTCAGCGGCTGGTGAAAAAGCTAAACCTATTTCAACTAAAGGGCTTAGTAGTGCAGAAAAAGAAAAAGTAAAAAAACAGAAAGAGCAAACAGCACTAGTTAAACGAATGGGAATTGATCCTTATCACGATTGGCAAGCCAATTATCAGATTTTACCAGATAAAGAAAAGGTTGTTGCCGAATTACAATCTTTAGCAAAAAAAGTTGATCATATCTATCTGGCAACCGATTTGGATAGAGAAGGGGAAGCTATCGCTTGGCATTTACAAGAGGTAATTGGTGGTGATACTCAACGTTTTAGTCGGGTTGTCTTCAATGAAATTACCAAAAATGCAATAACTCAAGCTTTTGAACGACCTGAACAATTAAATTTAGATAAAGTGAATGCTCAACAAACAAGACGATTTTTAGATCGTATTGTTGGTTTTATGGTTTCCCCTTTGTTATGGAAAAAGGTAGCTAGAGGTTTATCGGCTGGGCGTGTTCAATCTGTTGCAGTTAAATTATTGGTTGAAAGAGAACGTGAAATTAAATCTTTTCGTCCAGAAGAATATTGGGAAGTAAAAGTTGATACTCAAACAGATTCTGGTGAAATACTGCATTTAGATGTAACCCATTATCAAAATAAAGCTTTCTTACCTAAATGTGAAGAGGAGGCTAAATTAGCAGTCAATATATTAAAAAATAGTAGTTACGTTGTAACTGAAATAGAGACTAAACCAACAACTTCAAAAGCGAAACCTCCTTTTACAACATCAACTTTACAGCAAACCGCTAGTACCCGTCTTGGTTTTGGTGTACAGAAAACAATGATGTTAGCTCAGCGTCTATATGAGGCTGGTTATATTACTTATATGCGTACCGATTCGACCAATTTGAGTCAAGATGCTTTAAATATGGCGAGGGATTATCTTTTATCTCATTTAGGTGAGGAATATTTGCCTGCTAAACCAAATTTTTATTCCAGCAAAGGTAATGCACAAGAAGCTCACGAAGCAATTAGACCGTCGGATGTAAATTTGAAAGCAGATGAATTACAGGGAATGGATAAAGATGCAGTAAAGCTCTATGATCTCATTTGGCGACAATTCCTTGCTTGCCAGATGCCACCAGCCCAATATGATTCTACCACATTAACCATACAGGCAGGGGAGTATAGTTTAAAAGTTAAAGGTCGTGTATTACGTTTTGATGGTTGGACAAAAATTTTATCGCCTTTAGGCAAAGCAAACGAAGATCAAATCTTACCAGTGGTAGCAAAACAAGAGCTTTTATCACTGAAAGAAATTTTACCAACGCAACATTTTACAAAACCACCAGCACGTTTTACCGAAGCATCTTTGGTAAAAGAATTAGAAAAAAGAGGAATTGGCCGTCCATCAACTTATGCAAGTATTATTTCAACCATTCAGGAACGAGGATATGTTCGGAGTGAAAATCGCCGTTTTTATGCTGAAAAAATGGGAGAAATTGTCACCGATCGATTAAATGATTCTTTCGATGATTTGATGAATTATGATTTTACCGCAAATATGGAAAATCGCTTAGATCAGATAGCTGAAGGTAAAGCTGACTGGAAAAATGAGTTGAATCAATTTTTTAAAAACTTTTCAAATAAATTATTAACTGCTGAAAAAGATCAAAGTTCGGGTGGTATGCAACCTAATACCCCTGTATTAACTGATATTGATTGTCCTGATTGTGGTCGCAAAATGACAATTCGTACTGCCGCAACAGGTGTTTTCTTAGGCTGTTCAGGTTATTCATTACCTGTTAAAGAACGGTGTAAAACAACAATGAATCTTATTCCTGAAGCTGAATTAATTAATATTTTAGATGATAGCTCAGAAACGAAAGCATTAATGGAACGCCAACGTTGTCCAAAATGTGGTACAGCAATGGACAGCTATTTACTTGATACAGAAAGAAAATTACATATTTGCGGGAATAATCCAAATTGTGATGGATATTCAATTGAAAAAGGGCAGTATAAGATTAAAGGTTATGATGGTCCTGTTATTGAATGCGATAAATGTGGTGCAGATATGCAGTTAAAACAGGGGCGTTTTGGCAATTATATGGGTTGTACTCAATGTAGTAATACAAGAAAAATATTAAAAAATGGTGAGGTAGCACCACCGAAAGAAGATCCTATTCCATTTCCAGAATTAAAATGTGAAAAATCTGATGCTTATTTTGTTTTAAGAGATGGAGCGAGTGGGGTATTTTTCTCTGCACATAATTTCCCTAAATCGAGGGAATCTCGTTCTCCATTAGTCGCTGAATTAGTTGAATATCGCCAACGTTTACCTGAAAAATTACGCTATCTAACTGAAGCACCAATACAAGATCCAGAAGGGAATCCAACTATAATTCGTTTTAGCCGTAAAGAAAAACGTCAATATATTACTTCTGAAAAAAATGGTAAAGCCACAAAATGGATTTTAGATTATATTGATGGTAAATGGACGGAAAGAAAAAAATAA
- a CDS encoding YcgN family cysteine cluster protein — protein MQLQFWQTKPLTAMNEQEWEALCDGCGKCCFRKFISGHGRKEKLYYTRIACNQLNLNTGKCLNYQNRFQLEADCTKLTKENLTEFHWLPSTCAYRLLSEGKPLPDWHPLVSGDPNSVAKHKHLIQNGIHEKDVIDWFDFIIERV, from the coding sequence ATGCAATTGCAATTTTGGCAAACAAAACCTTTAACCGCAATGAATGAACAAGAGTGGGAAGCACTTTGTGATGGTTGTGGAAAATGTTGTTTTCGTAAATTTATTAGTGGGCATGGGAGAAAAGAAAAATTATACTATACACGTATAGCCTGTAACCAATTAAATTTAAATACAGGCAAATGTCTTAACTATCAAAATCGTTTCCAACTTGAAGCTGATTGTACAAAATTAACTAAAGAAAATTTAACAGAATTTCATTGGTTGCCTTCAACTTGTGCTTATCGCCTATTAAGTGAAGGAAAACCATTACCCGATTGGCACCCTCTTGTAAGTGGTGATCCAAATTCAGTTGCTAAACATAAACATCTTATTCAAAATGGGATTCACGAAAAAGATGTTATTGATTGGTTTGATTTCATTATTGAACGTGTCTAA
- a CDS encoding HI1450 family dsDNA-mimic protein, producing the protein MNKLDPDTAIDIAYDIFLEMAPEQLDPADILLFNLQFEQRGAVEMVETAEDWDAEIGVLIDPEAFAEVWIGLVNQQDQMDDIFAKFLISHDRENPEYHVIWKN; encoded by the coding sequence ATGAATAAATTAGATCCTGATACAGCAATAGATATTGCCTATGATATTTTTCTTGAAATGGCACCAGAACAACTTGATCCTGCGGATATTTTGCTTTTTAACTTACAGTTTGAACAACGTGGTGCTGTTGAAATGGTTGAAACAGCAGAGGATTGGGACGCTGAAATTGGAGTATTAATTGATCCAGAAGCTTTTGCTGAAGTTTGGATTGGCTTAGTAAATCAGCAAGATCAAATGGATGATATTTTTGCTAAATTTTTAATTTCTCACGATCGAGAAAATCCAGAATATCACGTTATTTGGAAAAATTAA
- a CDS encoding CvpA family protein, which produces MIDYIIIGIVLFSIFISLFRGFVREVLSLATWIVAFLVSSNFYPNIADYLTEVKSDYVRNGTAIALLFIATLIAGVIVNFTVSKLVDTTGLTGTDRVLGACFGLLRGILVVAALLFFLDTFTDFSQTDWWKESKLIPHFGFVIDWFFQQLQQHSDFIQNKFNLDLNQ; this is translated from the coding sequence ATGATTGATTACATTATTATCGGTATCGTTCTTTTTTCAATATTCATTAGTCTTTTTCGTGGCTTTGTGCGTGAAGTATTGTCATTAGCAACCTGGATTGTTGCTTTCTTAGTATCATCAAATTTCTATCCAAATATCGCTGATTACCTTACCGAGGTAAAATCTGACTATGTACGTAATGGAACAGCGATTGCACTACTATTTATTGCAACATTAATTGCAGGGGTAATTGTTAATTTTACTGTTTCAAAATTAGTTGATACAACAGGATTAACAGGAACAGATCGTGTTTTAGGTGCTTGTTTTGGTTTATTACGTGGTATTTTAGTTGTCGCCGCTCTTTTATTTTTCCTTGATACCTTTACCGATTTTAGTCAAACAGACTGGTGGAAAGAGTCCAAACTTATTCCTCATTTTGGCTTTGTTATCGATTGGTTTTTTCAACAATTACAACAACATTCAGACTTTATCCAAAATAAATTTAATTTAGATCTTAATCAATAA
- a CDS encoding UbiX family flavin prenyltransferase, which produces MKKQRLIIGISGASGAIYPIRLLEILKNTEIETHLIISDSARLTINTETEYTFQQIKALADVVYDNRNLAAAISSGSFQTMGMIILPCSIKTLSAITHSYTDDLISRAADVCLKEGKPLILCLRETPLHLGHLRLMTQAAEIGAKIAPLMPAFYHRPQTVDDLINQSINRLCDQLNIYLAQDLFQRWGEPPLFDKH; this is translated from the coding sequence ATGAAAAAACAACGATTAATTATTGGTATCAGTGGTGCATCAGGTGCAATTTATCCTATTCGTTTATTAGAAATATTAAAAAATACTGAAATTGAAACCCATCTCATCATCAGCGATTCTGCTCGTTTGACGATTAACACAGAAACTGAATATACATTTCAGCAGATTAAAGCATTAGCCGATGTTGTTTATGATAATCGCAATCTTGCTGCAGCAATTTCTTCTGGTTCATTTCAAACTATGGGTATGATAATCCTACCTTGCTCGATCAAAACATTATCAGCCATTACTCATAGCTATACAGATGATTTAATTAGTCGAGCGGCTGATGTCTGCTTAAAAGAAGGAAAGCCTTTAATTTTATGCTTAAGAGAAACACCCTTGCATCTTGGACATTTACGTTTAATGACCCAAGCCGCCGAAATTGGTGCCAAAATAGCACCATTAATGCCCGCTTTTTATCATCGGCCACAAACAGTTGATGATTTAATTAATCAAAGTATTAATCGATTATGTGATCAACTGAATATTTATTTAGCACAGGATTTGTTCCAACGTTGGGGAGAACCCCCTCTCTTTGATAAACACTAA
- the yfbV gene encoding terminus macrodomain insulation protein YfbV translates to MLLTLKNGRKYLKTWVLEPRLSMIFPENRIIKMTKFAQNLILPMILLTLGWQYFISGYQYLSWAATSITIIILLLLPLQGYWWLGKRAVTPLPLTTATWFHHIRQRLAEKETLPPASSLPNYQDLAEILAKASVRLDKSFWQEI, encoded by the coding sequence ATGCTGCTTACGTTAAAAAATGGTCGAAAATATTTAAAAACTTGGGTTCTTGAACCTAGATTAAGTATGATTTTTCCTGAAAATAGAATTATTAAAATGACAAAATTTGCCCAAAACTTAATTCTGCCTATGATATTACTCACTTTAGGTTGGCAATATTTTATTTCTGGTTATCAATATCTTTCTTGGGCGGCAACAAGTATAACAATTATTATTTTATTACTTTTACCACTACAAGGTTATTGGTGGTTGGGTAAACGAGCCGTTACACCTTTACCTTTAACCACCGCAACGTGGTTTCATCACATTCGCCAACGTTTAGCAGAAAAAGAAACATTACCTCCTGCATCATCGCTTCCTAATTATCAAGACTTAGCTGAAATTCTGGCGAAAGCTTCGGTACGTTTAGACAAATCATTTTGGCAAGAGATCTAA